One genomic segment of Vespa crabro chromosome 3, iyVesCrab1.2, whole genome shotgun sequence includes these proteins:
- the LOC124423209 gene encoding mutS protein homolog 4-like, with product MSDYQTYINTLTKIYIFNPVEILMPDTMCNERRNRNKLYCSIKDKFPNLCITPVSRIHFNESIGLERVKTHCAKEYSTVELFLKQKYYALASVSALLKYIEFIQHIVYAPKSIRIEFQGSPNTTIIDIESAQSLELVVSQCGQANASLLSSMDHCVTPMGRRLLRASILQPLCDEKMIIERQSSITELVSNRSLCNLVQPFVRRLYGADRLLSLSMMTSQHNTVQNAERNLNYVLLLKNSLDIVPELREALESGRALFFTKVRKNLENSQFEIMKNKILEIIHPDARSLVGYTSSNMQRCFAIKPGINDLLDIARQTYCELISDMKTLVENLAIQYKMNLSLECNSSLGFYILAEISRHSDFRPSDLSSEFVQVQKNKNTYSMTTNKLLVLSHQCKIACEDLHIMSNTILNDLLVNIREHIGCLYQLSADVAELDLIISLAHISSSPEYVQPIFGPRLELIDSLHPIMGIFGTERPVPNDVRASIPYNHHTIIGPNMSGKSIYLKQIVLLHIMAQIGCYVPARRAEFRITDRIFCRICFRDDIEYNASTFVVEMKEAQYILQSITSKSLVILDELCRGTTVEEGSSITWAICEKLLITTAFTFSATHFRYLTKLAEIYYNVTNHCFKTETKYMEGLDEARLIYTHKLMVGVTPTDNYGIALAEVSGLPVSITTKAREYVKKEVTIIKRDDYFMEPNSWEKTCYDRVAEMYKLIENNEFNRKNIVGLIHELDVCNTDEFKKMQQEDKDLCKALETFESVQMSNLNWHNIELSSTNRENDITIYFDVNTNVMMETNLTKDTNIIQNSNKQFRDITDENQKEILGGQSWFRKDIDLNTIKQNPSYVTCSTHTSPFKINEAGRKLTTLINTTSKLLYNSDESPKKQTDSSTSKRISSSLQFEKSNNVDKNNSLSTQTISTMSPLISFRCSQVSQLHKYSLMESDFDPSLSRASTLTDIAEINTCKEQINIFKNTESNKFEKLEFS from the exons ATGAGCGATTATCAGACATATATCAATACcttaacaaaaatttatatatttaatccaGTGGAA atTCTCATGCCAGACACTATGTgcaatgaaagaagaaacaggAATAAACTGTATTGTTCTATTAAAGACAAGTTTCCTAATCTATGCATCACTCCGGTATCAAgaattcattttaatgaatCTATCGGATTGGAACGTGTAAAAACTCATTGTGCGAAAGAATATTCGACGGtggaattatttttgaaacagaa atattacGCATTAGCATCAGTATCAGCTTTATTGAAATACATCGAATTTATTCAACATATCGTTTACGCACCAAAATCGATCAGAATTGAGTTTCAAGGCTCACCCAATACAACTATTATAG ACATAGAAAGTGCACAGAGTTTAGAATTAGTTGTGTCTCAATGTGGTCAAGCAAATGCTAGCCTCTTGAGTTCTATGGATCATTGCGTTACACCAATGGGTAGAAGACTTTTAAGAGCATCTATTTTACAACCTCTTTGTGatgagaaaatgataatagaacGTCAAAGTAGCATTACTGAGTTAGTATCGAATCGCTCATTATGCAATCTCGTTCAG CCTTTTGTAAGAAGATTATATGGCGCGGATCGTCTTTTGAGTCTCTCTATGATGACTTCACAACACAATACTGTACAAAATGCagagagaaatttaaattatgtGCTTCTCTTAAAAAATTCCCTTGATATTGTGCCAGAATTGCGAGAAGCACTTGAAAGTGGTCGAGCTCTATTTTTTACTAAAGTtcgaaaa AATTTAGAGAATTCACaattcgaaataatgaaaaataaaattttagaaataatacaTCCTGATGCAAGATCTCTAGTAGGATATACATCATCGAACATGCAACGATGTTTTGCTATTAAACCAGGCATTAATGATTTATTGGATATTGCTCGACAAACATATTGCGAACTTATAAGTGATATGAAAA CTCTGGTGGAAAACTTAgcgatacaatataaaatgaatttatcacTGGAATGCAACTCATCTTtaggattttatattttagcaGAAATATCTCGACATTCGGATTTCCGACCCTCCGATTTATCATCGGAATTCGttcaa gtacaaaaaaataaaaacacctATTCTATGACAACAAacaaattattagtattaagtCATCAATGTAAAATTGCTTGCGAAGATCTTCATATAATGAGCAACAC aattttaaatgatttgcTTGTAAACATTCGCGAACACATCGGCTGTCTTTATCAACTAAGTGCTGATGTTGCAGAATTAGATTTAATAATCTCTTTAGCTCATATCAGTTCATCTCCTGAATATGTACAACCAATTTTTGGACCAAGATTAGAACTTATAGATTCATTACATCCTATAATGGGAATATTCGGAACAGAACGACCTGTACCTAATGACGtg agAGCATCGATACCTTACAATCATCATACCATAATTGGACCTAACATGAGTGGTAAATCAATTTACTTGAAACAAAtagttttattacatattatggCACAG attGGTTGCTACGTTCCAGCAAGAAGAGCGGAATTTAGAATTACCGATCGTATATTTTGTAGGATATGTTTTCGCGATGACATAGAATATAATGCTTCTACATTTGTTGTTGAG atGAAAGAAGCCCAATACATTCTACAATCAATTACATCTAAATCATTAGTGATCTTAGATGAGCTTTGTAGAGGTACCACCGTTGAAGAAGGTTCATCTATTACGTGGGCAATATGCGAAAAACTATTAATTACCACCGCGTTTACCTTCAGTGCGACGCATTTTCGTTATCTCACTAAATTAgctgaaatatattataatgttacgaa tcATTGTTTCAAGACTGAAACTAAATACATGGAAGGTTTAGACGAAGCTcgattaatatatacacataaattaATGGTAGGTGTAACTCCTACAGATAATTATGGTATTGCATTAGCCGAAGTATCAGGTCTTCCAGTTTCTATCACTACCAAAGCTCGAGaatacgtaaaaaaagaagttacaataataaaa AGAGATGATTATTTTATGGAACCAAATTCATGGGAAAAGACATGTTATGATCGTGTTGCAGAAATGTATAAACTCATAGAAAATAACGAATTCAATCGTAAAAATATCGTCGGTCTTATACATGAACTTGATGTTTGTAACACAgacgaatttaaaaaaatgcaaCAAGAAGACAAAGATTTGTGCAAAGCTTTGGAAACTTTTGAATCAGTTCAAATGTCTAATTTAAATTGGCACAATATAGAGCTCTCCTCTACAAATCgagaaaatgatataacaatttatttcgACGTTAATACAAATGTTATGATGGAAACAAATCTGACAAaagatacaaatataatacagaATTCAAATAAACAATTTAGAGATATTACTgatgaaaatcaaaaagaaatattaggaGGACAATCTTGGTTCAGAAAAGATATTgatttaaatacaattaaacAAAATCCGAGCTATGTTACATGTTCGACACATACGTctccttttaaaataaatgaagccGGTCGCAAGTTAACAACTCTGATAAATACAACTTctaaattattgtataattcaGATGAATCACCGAAAAAGCAAACAGATTCAAGCACTTCTAAAAGAATATCCTCCTctttacaatttgaaaaatcgaataatgtCGATAAGAACAATTCCTTATCCACTCAAACTATATCAACGATGTCcccattaatttctttcagaTGTTCACAAGTTTCTCAACttcataaatattctttaatggAATCGGATTTTGATCCTTCTTTGTCAAGAGCGTCTACCTTGACAGATATAGCAGAGATTAATACTtgtaaagaacaaataaacatttttaagaaCACTGAAAGtaacaaatttgaaaaattagaattttcctaa
- the LOC124422431 gene encoding glutathione-specific gamma-glutamylcyclotransferase 1 isoform X1 gives MDSNNGLWIFGYGSLCWNPGFEYTKSTTGFVKGFARRFWQGNTTHRGTTEKPGRVATLVEQKEGIVYGRVFQVTNSTALPYLQKRECSLGGYLTIISTFHTRDENSSFPVIIYIATKENQHWLGEASLRSIAKQITECSGSSGHNVEYLLRLADFMHNYIPEAQDEHLFTLELFVRSIIKEQNMCLTTLMGNREFVIDLENAEQDQLEADRDNANVHNDVNRAMENSFQYASRVPPQTLRCLKM, from the exons atggaTAGCAACAATGGTCTTTGGATTTTTGGTTACGGGTCTCTTTGCTGGAACCCCGGTTTCGAGTATACTAAAAGTACAACTGGTTTTGTAAAAGGATTTGCCAGACGATTTTGGCAAGGAAACACAACTCATCGTGGTACAACGGAGAAG CCCGGTCGCGTTGCTACTTTGGTAGAACAGAAAGAG gGAATCGTTTATGGTCGAGTTTTTCAAGTAACAAACAGCACGGCTTTACcttatttacaaaaaaggGAATGTTCCTTAGGTGGATATCTCACAATTATTTCGACGTTTCACACTCGTGACGAAAACAGTAGCTTTccagtaattatttatatagccACTAAAGAGAATCAACATTGGCTTGGGGAGGCATCGCTACGTAGCATAGCAAAACAGATTACAGAATGTTCAGGATCAAGTGGACACAACGTTGAATATCTCTTAcg ATTAGCAGATTTTATGCATAATTATATACCCGAGGCACAAGATGAGCATCTTTTTACATTGGAATTGTTCGTACGATCGATTATAAAGGAGCAAAATATGTGTTTAACTACCCTAATGGGAAATAGAGAATTCGTCATCGACCTTGAAAATGCCGAACAGGATCAGTTGGAAGCGGATCGTGATAATGCGAATGTTCACAATGATGTCAATCGTGCTATGGAAAACTCTTTCCAATATGCATCTAGAGTACCACCTCAGACATTGCGTTGtcttaaaatgtaa
- the LOC124422462 gene encoding prolactin regulatory element-binding protein codes for MAPRRNKAGLLARVNFPLYTLQMLTSRHILVGGGGGSSKTGVANGFEIFELLHDGVQFLAEEVTRHETGPTVVMNCATYNNEKRSWILAGQENHCQLYNVNTKIINVENGEVIKKAGNITKDNVRNRKINEKIEEEWTTKGKIQEIKDDNYNIKCKKLQLIIKPIDSVQTDFSEDESLQRIVRISFNGKFMATGGTDSCIRIWKFPQLQKLHDLKAHQKEIDDIDFSPDNNSLITIAKDGKAILWDVASGSLNKELTWNTPNNTKYMYKRCRFRISEENKLLNQLFLLSNATMGKDPSFLQLWDTESGNIIKFIIYKETLSALAVSDDGKFVAVGTMFSGSVDIYVAFSLRRVLHVPGAHNMFVTGLEFLPTKLDGPPITSNSETSVISISIDNRICIHSIPFRHTIPFWLGMLLIILSICAAFIFCSYLGI; via the exons ATGGCTCCTAGAAGAAATAAAGCTGGTCTCTTAGCTAGGGTTAACTTTCCTCTTTACACTCTGCAAATGTTGACTAGTAGACATATACTAgttggaggtggtggtggatcCTCAAAAACTGGAGTTGCAAATGGATTT GAAATATTTGAACTTCTTCATGATGGAGTACAATTTCTTGCCGAAGAAGTTACAAGACATGAAACAGGTCCTACTGTAGTCATGAACTGTGCTAcgtataataatgagaaaaggTCATGGATACTAGCTGGTCAAGAGAATCACTGTCAGTTGTATAATGTAAacactaaaataataaatgtagaaAATGGAGAAGTAATTAAAAAGGCTGGCAATATAACAAAGGATAATgtcagaaatagaaaaattaatgaaaagattGAAGAAGAGTGGACAACGAAGggaaaaatacaagaaattaaagatgataattataatattaagtgCAAAAAGTTACAGTTAATTATAAAACCTATTGATAGTGTTCAAACAGATTTTag tgAAGATGAATCATTACAAAGAATAGTTCGTATAAGTTTCAATGGAAAATTTATGGCCACTGGTGGTACAGATAGTTGCATAAGAATATGGAAATTTCCACAATTGCAAAAATTGCATGATTTAAAAGCAcatcaaaaagaaatagatgatATTGATTTTAGCCCagataataattcattgataACTATAGCTAAAGATGGTAAAGCAATTTTATGGGACGTTGCCAGTGGTTCATTAAATAAAGAACTCACGTGGAATACTccaaataatacaaaatatatgtacaaaagATGTCGATTTAGAATatcagaagaaaataaattattgaatcaactatttcttctttctaatgCAACTATGGGAAAAGATCCAAGTTTTCTTCAATTATGGGATACAGAATCTggaaatataatcaaatttattatttacaaggAAACTTTATCTGCTTTAGCAGTCTCTGATGATGGAAAATTTGTAGCTGTTGGAACAATGTTTTCTGGTAGTGTAGACATATACGTAGCTTTCAGCTTAAGAAGAGTACTGCATGTACCTGGAGCACACAATATGTTTGTAACTGGCTTAGAGTTTTTACCCACAAAATTAGATGGACCACCCATCACTAGTAATTCAGAAACTTCAGTAATTAGCATTTCTATAGATAACAGAATTTGTATACACAGTATACCATTTAGAC ATACAATACCATTTTGGCTCGGCATGTTGCTGATAATCCTGAGTATTTGTGCagcatttatattttgtagCTATCTTGGTATTTGA
- the LOC124422431 gene encoding glutathione-specific gamma-glutamylcyclotransferase 1 isoform X2 — protein MLSLTFLHPGRVATLVEQKEGIVYGRVFQVTNSTALPYLQKRECSLGGYLTIISTFHTRDENSSFPVIIYIATKENQHWLGEASLRSIAKQITECSGSSGHNVEYLLRLADFMHNYIPEAQDEHLFTLELFVRSIIKEQNMCLTTLMGNREFVIDLENAEQDQLEADRDNANVHNDVNRAMENSFQYASRVPPQTLRCLKM, from the exons ATGCTAtctttaacgtttttacat CCCGGTCGCGTTGCTACTTTGGTAGAACAGAAAGAG gGAATCGTTTATGGTCGAGTTTTTCAAGTAACAAACAGCACGGCTTTACcttatttacaaaaaaggGAATGTTCCTTAGGTGGATATCTCACAATTATTTCGACGTTTCACACTCGTGACGAAAACAGTAGCTTTccagtaattatttatatagccACTAAAGAGAATCAACATTGGCTTGGGGAGGCATCGCTACGTAGCATAGCAAAACAGATTACAGAATGTTCAGGATCAAGTGGACACAACGTTGAATATCTCTTAcg ATTAGCAGATTTTATGCATAATTATATACCCGAGGCACAAGATGAGCATCTTTTTACATTGGAATTGTTCGTACGATCGATTATAAAGGAGCAAAATATGTGTTTAACTACCCTAATGGGAAATAGAGAATTCGTCATCGACCTTGAAAATGCCGAACAGGATCAGTTGGAAGCGGATCGTGATAATGCGAATGTTCACAATGATGTCAATCGTGCTATGGAAAACTCTTTCCAATATGCATCTAGAGTACCACCTCAGACATTGCGTTGtcttaaaatgtaa